One genomic segment of Dehalogenimonas alkenigignens includes these proteins:
- a CDS encoding sensor histidine kinase: protein MEASSPVLQARRFGGRLRLYLGVYRALALAVAVSQLAVNGESLPVAAGILIPTATGYTLLKFLIPVSPRSNMLGQVILALDLIVCAVLVWLTGGINSPFLLYTLSPVLSASFFYDSHMTAMVGIASTLNVLLVQLANPFYEFSPGPLELGYYLIYIVAVALSASLPYLVNINLHQRLRGEFIAEERGRLSREIHDGTVQTLSALKWQGQVIERELKRRGIEMPEVGKLLNLVDEARVEALESLELLRRYTGCGQLVSHLKNYLHHLKQDSGIDYHIDLPGEEPSLPPYTELQLLRICQEAVTNIRKHAAASTISLAMTQSNGHLLITIADDGRGFDVDSQSRAAGPQGHGLSVMKERAEATGGSMTIISAPGQGTAVKIDVPIGRR, encoded by the coding sequence ATGGAGGCTTCCTCCCCAGTACTCCAAGCCAGGCGGTTCGGCGGGCGCTTAAGATTATATCTGGGCGTCTACCGGGCGCTGGCGCTGGCTGTAGCCGTCAGCCAGCTGGCGGTAAACGGAGAAAGCCTGCCCGTTGCCGCCGGAATCCTTATCCCGACGGCGACTGGTTATACCCTGCTCAAATTCCTGATTCCGGTGTCGCCCCGGAGCAACATGCTGGGACAGGTCATCCTTGCCCTGGACCTAATTGTGTGTGCCGTCCTGGTATGGCTTACCGGCGGCATCAACAGCCCTTTCCTGCTGTATACCCTGTCTCCGGTGCTGTCGGCGTCTTTCTTCTACGACTCTCACATGACGGCGATGGTCGGCATCGCTTCAACTTTGAATGTTCTACTGGTCCAGCTGGCCAATCCGTTCTATGAGTTCAGCCCAGGGCCGCTGGAGCTGGGCTACTACCTGATTTACATCGTGGCGGTTGCTTTATCGGCGTCGCTGCCATATCTGGTCAACATCAACCTCCACCAGAGACTGCGCGGGGAGTTCATCGCTGAAGAACGCGGGAGGCTGTCGCGAGAAATCCACGACGGGACGGTACAAACGCTTTCGGCGCTCAAGTGGCAGGGACAGGTCATTGAGCGGGAACTCAAGCGGCGGGGTATCGAAATGCCCGAAGTAGGCAAGCTGCTTAATCTGGTGGATGAGGCCAGAGTGGAAGCGCTGGAATCGCTGGAACTCTTGAGACGCTACACCGGCTGCGGCCAGCTGGTATCCCATCTAAAGAATTACCTTCATCATTTGAAACAGGACTCCGGTATCGACTACCATATTGACCTGCCGGGTGAAGAACCGTCACTGCCGCCGTATACTGAACTCCAGCTGCTGCGGATATGCCAGGAAGCGGTCACCAATATCAGGAAGCATGCCGCGGCCAGCACCATCTCGCTGGCGATGACCCAGAGCAACGGCCATCTGTTAATCACCATCGCCGATGACGGCCGGGGGTTCGATGTCGATTCTCAATCTCGCGCCGCAGGCCCGCAGGGTCACGGTCTAAGCGTGATGAAAGAGCGGGCTGAAGCTACCGGCGGC